The proteins below are encoded in one region of Bernardetia sp.:
- a CDS encoding CBS domain-containing protein: MNFTSKNTANDNATSIKTYPSVTRYMATDLITFRPEQPVTEVIDIFLEKKISGAPVLNENQELVGIISEKDCLRVIIGSAYHNQPISTGKVSDFMTKNVKTVSEDQDVLDIAQAFLNTPIRRFPVVSKQGKVIGQVSRRDILRAAEVIEATTW; this comes from the coding sequence ATGAATTTCACATCAAAAAATACAGCTAACGACAACGCAACTAGCATCAAAACATACCCTTCCGTAACTCGCTATATGGCAACTGACCTCATTACTTTTCGTCCAGAACAGCCTGTTACAGAAGTCATTGATATTTTTTTAGAAAAGAAGATTTCGGGTGCTCCAGTATTGAATGAAAACCAAGAATTAGTAGGCATTATTTCTGAAAAAGACTGTTTGAGAGTAATTATTGGTTCGGCATATCACAATCAGCCCATCAGCACAGGAAAAGTTTCTGATTTTATGACCAAAAATGTAAAAACAGTTTCAGAAGACCAAGATGTTTTAGACATCGCACAGGCTTTCCTCAACACACCCATTCGTCGTTTTCCAGTAGTGAGCAAACAAGGAAAAGTTATCGGACAGGTCAGTCGTAGAGATATTTTAAGAGCTGCCGAAGTGATAGAAGCTACTACATGGTAG
- a CDS encoding HlyD family secretion protein → MLGISKNRIPAGDRLFEDFYVFELLQTPRYGKIVAYWSLGIFIAGIAFLFLPWQQNIAGFGQLTALRPEDRPQKVYPVIGGRIEAWHVQEGQFVHAGDTIARISEIKDYYFDPNLTDRMVNQIDAQGQAINSLEAKAAALDQQIAADRAAMELEVNQAKNKVEQLRYKITIDSADLVAIETQYENAQRQYQREQELFERGLTSKTDLENKEIKAKEMTAKLNSAQNKLATTRNEYLNTVLQVSSKRAAYMSKISKAISDKSSTLAYVNENEQKLTKLENELTNVEVRQSNYIIRAPQSGYVVKSLLTGIGEIVKEGQALVTIMPEDPQLAVELYVSANDVPLLQRGTHVRLQFDGWPSLVFSGWESATVGTFGGKIAVIDYINTKNKYRVLVVPDTQGEEEWPAALRVGSGVYGWAMLNEVPIWYELWRQLNAFPPLPVEGSDYENKAEKDKVEQLEYDSKLKR, encoded by the coding sequence ATGTTAGGAATTTCAAAAAACAGAATACCAGCAGGAGATAGATTATTTGAAGATTTTTATGTTTTCGAACTTCTTCAAACACCTCGCTATGGCAAAATAGTGGCATATTGGTCGTTAGGAATTTTTATTGCAGGTATTGCCTTTCTTTTTCTGCCTTGGCAGCAAAATATTGCAGGCTTTGGGCAGCTTACAGCCTTGCGTCCAGAAGACAGACCTCAAAAAGTTTATCCAGTGATAGGAGGTAGAATAGAAGCGTGGCATGTGCAAGAAGGACAGTTTGTTCATGCAGGAGATACAATTGCACGTATTTCAGAAATTAAAGATTATTATTTCGACCCCAACTTGACAGACCGAATGGTTAATCAGATTGATGCACAGGGGCAAGCTATCAATTCCTTAGAAGCTAAAGCAGCTGCACTAGACCAACAAATTGCTGCTGATAGAGCTGCAATGGAACTAGAAGTCAATCAAGCAAAAAATAAAGTGGAGCAGTTGCGATATAAAATCACAATAGATAGTGCTGACTTGGTAGCTATCGAAACACAGTATGAGAATGCTCAAAGGCAATATCAACGTGAGCAGGAACTCTTTGAAAGAGGTCTTACTTCCAAAACGGATTTAGAAAACAAAGAAATCAAGGCAAAGGAAATGACTGCAAAGCTCAATTCAGCACAAAATAAACTTGCCACTACAAGAAATGAGTATCTCAATACAGTGTTGCAGGTTTCTTCAAAACGTGCAGCTTATATGAGTAAAATTTCAAAGGCAATTTCAGATAAAAGCTCAACACTAGCGTATGTCAATGAAAATGAACAGAAACTTACCAAACTTGAAAACGAACTTACCAATGTAGAAGTACGTCAATCCAACTATATTATTCGTGCGCCACAGTCGGGCTATGTTGTCAAGTCATTACTTACAGGAATTGGAGAAATTGTTAAGGAAGGACAAGCACTTGTTACCATTATGCCAGAAGACCCACAACTTGCCGTAGAACTTTATGTTTCTGCAAATGATGTTCCTTTGCTTCAGCGTGGTACGCATGTTCGTTTACAATTTGACGGTTGGCCTTCTTTGGTTTTCTCTGGCTGGGAATCGGCAACAGTAGGTACATTTGGAGGAAAAATAGCCGTTATTGATTATATCAATACAAAAAATAAATATCGTGTTTTAGTAGTTCCAGATACACAGGGAGAAGAAGAATGGCCTGCTGCCTTACGTGTAGGTAGTGGTGTATATGGCTGGGCAATGCTCAATGAAGTGCCAATTTGGTATGAATTATGGCGACAACTCAATGCCTTTCCTCCTTTGCCTGTTGAGGGAAGTGATTATGAAAATAAAGCAGAAAAAGATAAAGTAGAACAGTTAGAGTATGACTCTAAGTTGAAGAGGTAA
- a CDS encoding TIGR02117 family protein: protein MSHKKNYLLSFLRLFVQFIFFSFCFYLLCIVVGGYIWKVNTSSTQNSVEEKIPIYITSNGFHTDIVVPIRKELDFFKTLKKDSAANTYFEHDYQWLSVGWGDKNFYNESYNNNFPSVATCINAIFLPSKTLMHLEFYKNKLREDKNCKKITLKKEEYEALLQHIEESFRTVEDASANKRFVRLPQKGYYNSDYFFEAEGSYHLFYTCNSWTNEGLKNAKQKTALFAPLAHTVLYHLE, encoded by the coding sequence ATGAGCCATAAGAAAAATTATCTATTGTCTTTTTTACGTCTTTTTGTACAATTTATCTTTTTTAGTTTCTGTTTTTATTTGTTGTGTATCGTAGTAGGAGGCTATATTTGGAAAGTCAATACCAGTTCTACTCAAAATAGTGTAGAAGAAAAAATACCCATCTACATCACTTCAAATGGTTTTCATACAGATATTGTTGTGCCTATTAGGAAAGAATTAGACTTTTTCAAAACGCTGAAAAAAGATTCTGCTGCAAATACTTATTTTGAACACGACTATCAGTGGCTTTCTGTGGGTTGGGGCGACAAAAATTTCTACAATGAATCATATAACAATAATTTCCCTTCTGTGGCTACTTGTATAAATGCTATTTTTTTACCTTCAAAAACGCTGATGCACCTAGAATTTTATAAAAACAAACTAAGAGAAGATAAAAACTGCAAAAAAATAACGTTAAAAAAAGAAGAATATGAAGCTCTATTGCAACATATTGAAGAAAGTTTCCGAACTGTTGAAGATGCTTCTGCAAACAAAAGGTTTGTTCGCTTGCCACAAAAAGGGTATTACAATTCTGACTACTTTTTTGAAGCTGAAGGAAGTTATCATCTGTTTTATACTTGCAATAGCTGGACAAACGAAGGCTTAAAGAATGCAAAGCAGAAAACAGCACTTTTTGCACCACTAGCACATACAGTTTTGTATCATCTTGAGTAA
- a CDS encoding VPS10 domain-containing protein has protein sequence MKHTLLLLLTFLSLQVVAQRGNKDDNTNKSTLEKTSLSGLKFRSLGPALTSGRIADIAVNPNNFNEYYVATAAGGVWKTINSGNTFEPIFDGQGSYSIGCITLDPNNANIVWVGTGENNNQRSVSYGDGVYKSMDGGNSWEHVGLKTSEHIGKIIVHPTNSNIVYVAAIGPLWSSGGERGLYKSEDGGKTWNAVLTVDEHTGVNDVVIDPRNPEVLYASTFQRRRHVFTYIGGGAGSGLHKSEDGGKTWTKIQKGLPNVMLGRIGLAISPANPEYIYAIVEAAEDKGGFFISTNRGASWEKRNSYSTSGNYYQEIFADPVEADKVYVMNNWMRVTTDGGKTMDYVGEDFKHIDNHVIWINPTNNKHLLSGNDGGVYESWDAGKHWTFKPNLPVTQFYKVAVDNAKPFYNIYGGTQDNFSLGGPSRTVSGNGPNNFDWFITHGGDGFESQIDPENPNIVYAQSQYGNLVRYDKMSGEEKGIQPKERKGEDSYRWNWDTPLAVSRHKSGRVYFAANKLFKSDDRGNSWEVISDDLTRNLNRNELPVMGRIWGIDAVMKNQSTSPYGTIVAFSESPKNENLLYVGTDDGLIQITEDGGKNWRKVGSFPNVPEKTYVNAVFASKHDENVVYACFNNHKNGDFKPYIAISKDKGTTWSLINGNLPEKGSTYAIEEDHIDKNLLFVGTEFGVFFSDNQGKGWKQLKAGLPTIAVRDIAIQEEHNDLVLATFGRGFYVLDDYSSLREVSQKLDQKATLFAVRDALQFETSYPLGLPSKSFQGDNFYIGDNLGSEAIFTWYLKEGIQSKEDKRKAEAKKLEDAGKNNPYPSYETLKEESEEMSPQLVFTITDAQNKIVRKLFTSPTAGLHRMNWDLRYASQEPISFRKAPFYNPFGSENLGAFVPTGKYTVTLSKIANDEETQLSESVSFEVIPLNNTVMPAEDRQALAKFQQEVNELSGKVSSVQNSLSELSNELRYMKEAVKHTPTKHGDLMKELKALEQEMQAIRLQLNGDRIANQLDKGTPPSISNRVGYLVYEQSHSTGAPTQTHKNTLAIAKEEFPRVYEQAKDLINNKFDAFRKKLKEYGAPYTPSNIHFID, from the coding sequence ATGAAACACACTCTCTTACTACTATTGACCTTTTTGTCATTACAAGTCGTTGCACAAAGAGGAAATAAAGACGATAACACCAACAAATCAACATTAGAAAAAACAAGCCTTTCTGGGCTCAAGTTTAGAAGCCTAGGTCCAGCTCTCACTTCTGGGCGAATTGCAGATATTGCCGTAAACCCTAATAATTTTAATGAATATTATGTTGCTACGGCCGCTGGAGGCGTTTGGAAAACAATTAATTCTGGGAATACATTTGAGCCTATTTTTGACGGACAAGGAAGTTATTCTATCGGCTGTATTACCCTTGACCCAAATAATGCTAACATCGTGTGGGTAGGAACAGGCGAAAACAACAATCAACGCAGCGTTTCTTATGGAGATGGTGTCTATAAATCTATGGATGGAGGAAATAGTTGGGAACATGTAGGTTTAAAAACCTCTGAACATATTGGAAAAATAATTGTCCATCCAACAAATTCAAACATTGTTTATGTGGCTGCTATTGGTCCTCTTTGGAGTAGTGGAGGAGAGCGAGGCTTGTACAAATCTGAAGACGGTGGAAAAACATGGAATGCCGTCTTGACAGTAGATGAACACACAGGCGTAAACGATGTTGTGATAGACCCTAGAAATCCAGAAGTTTTGTATGCTTCAACCTTTCAAAGAAGAAGACACGTATTTACTTACATTGGAGGAGGAGCTGGCTCTGGTCTTCATAAGTCAGAAGATGGAGGCAAAACGTGGACAAAAATCCAAAAAGGATTGCCAAATGTGATGTTAGGACGAATCGGTTTAGCAATTTCACCAGCCAACCCAGAATATATTTATGCTATTGTAGAAGCAGCAGAAGATAAAGGAGGTTTTTTTATCTCTACCAATAGAGGTGCTTCTTGGGAAAAAAGAAATAGTTATTCAACAAGTGGAAATTATTATCAAGAAATTTTTGCTGACCCAGTAGAGGCTGATAAAGTATATGTGATGAATAACTGGATGCGTGTAACAACTGATGGAGGCAAAACGATGGATTACGTTGGCGAAGATTTTAAACACATTGACAACCACGTAATTTGGATTAATCCAACCAATAACAAACACTTGCTTTCTGGAAATGATGGAGGAGTATATGAATCTTGGGACGCTGGAAAACATTGGACATTCAAACCTAATTTGCCTGTTACACAGTTTTATAAAGTTGCTGTCGATAATGCAAAACCGTTCTACAATATTTATGGAGGAACACAGGATAATTTTAGCTTAGGAGGCCCTTCAAGAACAGTAAGTGGCAATGGTCCAAATAACTTTGATTGGTTTATTACACATGGTGGCGATGGTTTTGAATCTCAAATTGACCCAGAAAATCCAAATATTGTCTATGCACAGTCGCAATATGGCAATTTGGTTCGTTACGACAAAATGAGTGGCGAGGAGAAGGGAATTCAACCCAAAGAAAGAAAAGGAGAAGATAGTTATCGTTGGAACTGGGATACTCCTTTAGCTGTAAGCAGACATAAATCTGGACGTGTGTATTTTGCAGCCAATAAATTATTCAAAAGTGATGACAGAGGAAATAGTTGGGAAGTAATCAGTGATGACCTTACAAGAAACCTAAATCGAAACGAACTGCCAGTAATGGGTAGAATTTGGGGAATTGACGCTGTAATGAAAAATCAATCTACTTCGCCTTACGGAACAATTGTCGCCTTTTCAGAATCTCCAAAAAATGAAAATTTATTATACGTCGGTACAGACGATGGACTGATTCAGATTACAGAAGATGGTGGCAAAAACTGGCGTAAAGTAGGAAGTTTTCCAAATGTTCCAGAAAAGACCTATGTAAATGCTGTTTTTGCTTCTAAGCATGATGAAAATGTAGTTTATGCATGTTTTAATAATCACAAAAATGGAGATTTTAAGCCATACATAGCTATAAGTAAAGACAAAGGAACTACTTGGTCTTTAATAAATGGAAATCTACCAGAAAAAGGTTCGACGTATGCTATCGAAGAAGACCACATCGATAAAAACTTACTCTTTGTAGGAACTGAATTTGGCGTATTTTTCTCTGATAATCAAGGTAAAGGATGGAAGCAGCTAAAAGCAGGTTTGCCTACAATTGCTGTGCGTGATATTGCGATTCAAGAAGAACATAACGACCTTGTTTTGGCTACGTTTGGAAGAGGTTTTTATGTTTTGGATGATTATTCAAGTTTGAGAGAAGTTAGTCAGAAATTAGACCAAAAGGCAACTTTGTTTGCTGTTCGTGATGCTCTTCAATTCGAAACTTCTTATCCGTTGGGCTTACCAAGTAAATCTTTTCAAGGAGATAACTTTTATATAGGAGATAATTTAGGTTCAGAAGCTATTTTTACGTGGTACTTGAAAGAAGGCATCCAGAGTAAAGAAGACAAGCGTAAAGCTGAAGCAAAAAAATTAGAAGATGCTGGAAAAAATAATCCGTACCCATCGTATGAAACTTTGAAGGAGGAAAGCGAAGAAATGAGTCCACAGTTAGTATTTACGATTACTGATGCTCAAAATAAAATTGTTCGCAAATTATTTACTTCTCCAACAGCAGGATTACATCGTATGAACTGGGATTTGCGTTATGCTTCACAAGAACCAATTAGCTTTAGAAAAGCTCCTTTTTACAATCCATTTGGAAGTGAAAATTTAGGTGCTTTTGTTCCAACAGGAAAATATACAGTAACGCTTTCTAAAATTGCAAACGATGAAGAAACACAGCTTTCAGAGTCTGTTTCATTTGAGGTAATTCCATTAAATAATACAGTCATGCCAGCAGAAGACCGTCAGGCTTTGGCGAAATTTCAGCAGGAAGTAAACGAATTATCTGGAAAAGTAAGTAGCGTACAAAATTCGCTTTCAGAACTTTCTAATGAACTTCGTTATATGAAAGAAGCTGTAAAACATACGCCAACCAAACACGGCGATTTGATGAAAGAGCTAAAAGCATTAGAACAAGAAATGCAAGCTATACGACTCCAACTAAATGGTGACAGAATTGCCAACCAGTTGGATAAAGGAACACCTCCATCTATTTCTAATCGTGTGGGTTATTTGGTCTATGAGCAATCACATTCTACTGGTGCGCCAACCCAAACACACAAAAATACGCTTGCCATAGCAAAAGAAGAATTTCCTCGTGTGTATGAACAAGCAAAAGATTTAATTAACAATAAATTTGACGCTTTTCGTAAAAAGCTAAAAGAATATGGTGCGCCATATACACCTAGCAATATTCATTTTATTGATTAA
- a CDS encoding carboxypeptidase-like regulatory domain-containing protein, translating to MASEKITKYCIKYIFAFLFVFAITTYFSSFSFGQGETQMVRFSGIVVEGDSSYGVAGVHIYIPRAGRGTVTNALGYFTMAAMEGDTVMVSAVGYKSSQIVIPKRGEPIYSVFIDLKQDVQLLNEVVILPYSNAAEFKDMVLAMDTSDPLVEQMKENLSNERLNRMAANMPMGANSNYRYLMQQNLNARNNKFFAPTVPLLNPFAWANFIKSIRNKDYKKPLRTTTGGSSGGN from the coding sequence ATGGCTTCTGAAAAAATTACTAAATACTGTATCAAATATATTTTTGCCTTTCTATTTGTATTTGCTATCACAACTTATTTCTCATCCTTTTCTTTTGGGCAAGGAGAAACCCAAATGGTGCGTTTTTCTGGAATTGTAGTAGAGGGAGATAGTTCGTATGGTGTGGCAGGAGTTCATATTTATATTCCTAGAGCTGGGAGAGGTACGGTAACAAATGCTTTGGGTTATTTTACAATGGCAGCTATGGAGGGCGACACCGTTATGGTAAGTGCTGTGGGCTATAAGAGCTCTCAAATCGTAATCCCTAAGCGTGGAGAGCCTATCTATTCCGTTTTTATAGACTTAAAACAAGATGTTCAGCTTCTAAACGAAGTTGTTATTTTACCTTATTCTAATGCTGCTGAATTTAAAGATATGGTCTTGGCAATGGATACTTCTGACCCACTGGTAGAACAGATGAAAGAAAACTTGAGTAATGAACGTCTCAATCGGATGGCTGCCAATATGCCTATGGGAGCAAACTCAAATTATAGATATTTGATGCAACAAAACCTAAATGCAAGAAATAATAAATTCTTTGCTCCAACAGTCCCTCTTCTCAATCCGTTTGCGTGGGCAAACTTTATAAAATCTATACGCAATAAAGACTACAAAAAACCTTTGCGAACTACAACAGGTGGAAGTAGTGGAGGAAATTAG